The genomic interval TAGTTTTGAAGGAacccgcctggtggttttccgggggaccaggggaggtcgccgaggaggaagtggtcgagaggaggctcaatatcgctctcaaccatggcccccctacgacccggggctcgtgtgggacggatcagagccaccgtctcaccatggcgtaCGGAGAGGGGAGtagaagcgcacgtccgccaaggtggcgccactgcccatgatggcaaagccagcgccacgaggcaagatggacgccagcccagcgccacagcacaaggtggtctcCAGCCCCACGCCACGAGGCAAGAcagccgccagcccagcgccactgcccatgatggccgcagagACATTTTTGGATTACTTCTACATGCTgaacaagatcctagagattcccagtagtgttcacgtcatggctgctgagccagcgccacagcttaagatggccgccagcccagcaccacagcacaaggtggtcgccagcccagcaccacagcacaagatggccgccaactcagcaccaatgcccaagatggccaccggtccagagccacggcccaagatggccacccgtccagagtcatggcccaagatggccgccagcccagcgccacagcacaaggtggtcgccagcccagcaccacagcacaagatggacgccagcccagcaccgcAGCATAGGATGGCTGCTAGCCctgtgccacagcacaagatggccactaacccagcgccaatgcccaagatggccacctgtccagagtcatggcccaagatggctgcttgcccagcgcctctgcacaggatgacagccacagctgaccttccagagttgagtcaggttcccatgaACCCTTCAGAGTCaaatcaggttcccgttgaccctccagagttgagtcagtttctggttgtccctccagagtcaagtcaggttccggttgaccctccagagtcgagtcaggttccagttgaccctccagagtcgagtcaggttctcgttgatcctccagagtcgagtcaggttccagttgaccctccagagtcgagtcaggttctcgtctatcctccagagtcgagtcaggttccagttgaccctccagagtcaagccaggttcccgttgaccctccagagtcgagtcaggttcccgttgaccctccagagtcgagtcaggttccagttgaccctccagagtcgagtcaggttctcgttgaccctccagagtcgagtcaggttccagttgaccctccagagtcgagtcaggttccagttgaccctccagagtcgagtcaggttccagttgaccctccagagtcaagtcaggttcccgttgaccctccagagttgagtcaggttctagttgaccctc from Carassius carassius chromosome 44, fCarCar2.1, whole genome shotgun sequence carries:
- the LOC132126822 gene encoding protein piccolo-like — its product is MMAAETFLDYFYMLNKILEIPSSVHVMAAEPAPQLKMAASPAPQHKVVASPAPQHKMAANSAPMPKMATGPEPRPKMATRPESWPKMAASPAPQHKSRVRFQLTLQSRVRFQLTLQSRVRFQLTLQSQVRFPLTLQS